In the genome of Neodiprion pinetum isolate iyNeoPine1 chromosome 2, iyNeoPine1.2, whole genome shotgun sequence, one region contains:
- the LOC124212048 gene encoding putative nuclease HARBI1, which yields MATVLKWVKFPTTAIDRQQGREKFATAPQPFEGAIGAIDCTFVHILAPSEHEEAFVNHHGRHSLNVQAIVDPDLTILNINPRHPGARNDAYIWSTSPIRRAMEFHYNRGERRTWPIGDAGYPLEPWLLTPLANFPEDTRQHQYTQQLCKARSVVERFFGVFKSVWRCLSYQRVLMYEPAFAAKIVNACAVLHNMRVQLRLNNEDDEQLAPIAHPVENDVDPMDQDEEYNRRGPRALAQRIQQQIMRERFPNFRDAEE from the exons atgGCAACGGTGTtaaa ATGGGTAAAATTTCCAACGACTGCCATCGATCGGCAGCAAGGAAGGGAAAAGTTTGCAACTGCTCCACAGCCATTTGAGGGTGCAATAGGCGCAATCGACTGTACGTTTGTACACATACTTGCCCCATCGGAACATGAGGAGGCATTCGTCAATCATCATGGCCGGCATTCTTTGAACGTGCAAGCA ATTGTTGATCCAGATCTCACAATATTGAACATAAATCCACGACATCCAGGTGCTCGAAATGATGCGTACATATGGAGCACATCACCTATCCGGAGGGCTATGGAATTCCATTATAATCGAGGAGAACGAAGAACTTGGCCAATTG GTGATGCTGGATATCCGTTGGAGCCTTGGCTGTTAACACCTCTGGCCAATTTTCCTGAAGATACGCGACAACATCAATATACACAACAACTATGTAAGGCTAGAAGCGTCGTCGAGCGGTTTTTTGGAGTTTTTAAATCTGTATGGAGATGCTTGTCATACCAGCGAGTCTTGATGTACGAACCAGCGTTCGCAGCGAAAATTGTTAATGCGTGTGCAGTACTGCACAACATGAGAGTGCAACTACGATTAAACAATGAAGATGACGAACAACTAGCACCGATAGCTCATCCCGTAGAGAATGATGTTGATCCGATGGATCAAGATGAAGAATACAACAGACGAGGACCACGCGCTTTGGCTCAACGAATTCAACAACAAATTATGAGAGAAAGATTTCCCAACTTCCGTGATGCGGAAGAATAG